From the Homo sapiens chromosome 1, GRCh38.p14 Primary Assembly genome, one window contains:
- the TTC39A gene encoding tetratricopeptide repeat protein 39A isoform 7 (isoform 7 is encoded by transcript variant 7) — MKAAYLSMFGKEDHKPFGDDEVELFRAVPGLKLKIAGKSLPTEKFAIRKSRRYFSSNPISLPVPALEMMYIWNGYAVIGKQPKLTDGILEIITKAEEMLEKGPENEYSVDDECLVKLLKGLCLKYLGRVQEAEENFRSISANEKKIKYDHYLIPNALLELALLLMEQDRNEEAIKLLESAKQNYKNYSMESRTHFRIQAATLQAKSSLENSSRSMVSSVSL, encoded by the exons ATGAAGGCCGCCTACCTCAGCATGTTTGGGAAGGAGGACCACAAGCCGTTCGGGGACGACGAAGTGGAATTATTTCG AGCTGTGCCAGGCCTGAAGCTCAAGATTGCTGGGAAATCTCTACCCACAGAGAAGTTTGCCATCCGGAAGTCCCGGCGCTACTTCTCCTCCAACCCTATCTCGCTGCCAGTGCCTGCTCTG GAAATGATGTACATCTGGAACGGCTACGCCGTGATTGGGAAGCAGCCGAAACTCACGGATGGGATACTTGAGATTATCACTAAGGCTGAAGAGATGCTGGAGAAAGGCCCAG AGAACGAGTACTCAGTGGATGACGAGTGCTTGGTGAAATTGTTGAAAGGCCTGTGTCTGAAATACCTGGGCCGTGTCCAGGAGGCCGAGGAGAATTTTAGGAGCATCTCTGCCAA TGAAAAGAAGATTAAATATGACCACTACTTGATCCCAAACGCCCTGCTGGAGCTGGCCCTGCTGCTTATGGAGCAAGACAGAAACGAAGAGGCCATCAAACTTTTGGAATCTGCCAA GCAAAACTACAAGAATTACTCCATGGAGTCAAGGACACACTTTCGAATCCAGGCAGCCACACTCCAAGCCAAGTCTTCCCTAGAGAACAGCAGCAGATCCATGGTCTCATCAGTGTCCTTGTAG
- the TTC39A gene encoding tetratricopeptide repeat protein 39A isoform 8 (isoform 8 is encoded by transcript variant 8), which translates to MMYIWNGYAVIGKQPKLTDGILEIITKAEEMLEKGPENEYSVDDECLVKLLKGLCLKYLGRVQEAEENFRSISANEKKIKYDHYLIPNALLELALLLMEQDRNEEAIKLLESAKQNYKNYSMESRTHFRIQAATLQAKSSLENSSRSMVSSVSL; encoded by the exons ATGATGTACATCTGGAACGGCTACGCCGTGATTGGGAAGCAGCCGAAACTCACGGATGGGATACTTGAGATTATCACTAAGGCTGAAGAGATGCTGGAGAAAGGCCCAG AGAACGAGTACTCAGTGGATGACGAGTGCTTGGTGAAATTGTTGAAAGGCCTGTGTCTGAAATACCTGGGCCGTGTCCAGGAGGCCGAGGAGAATTTTAGGAGCATCTCTGCCAA TGAAAAGAAGATTAAATATGACCACTACTTGATCCCAAACGCCCTGCTGGAGCTGGCCCTGCTGCTTATGGAGCAAGACAGAAACGAAGAGGCCATCAAACTTTTGGAATCTGCCAA GCAAAACTACAAGAATTACTCCATGGAGTCAAGGACACACTTTCGAATCCAGGCAGCCACACTCCAAGCCAAGTCTTCCCTAGAGAACAGCAGCAGATCCATGGTCTCATCAGTGTCCTTGTAG